One Carassius auratus strain Wakin chromosome 4, ASM336829v1, whole genome shotgun sequence DNA segment encodes these proteins:
- the LOC113062541 gene encoding D(4) dopamine receptor-like isoform X1, whose protein sequence is MQKHSRPIRLYKQSPPCQYFPLTDVESGLAAELHGTMVNVTPSIDPAVAHERYNYLALICGVPLILIIILGNVLVCLSVLTERSLKTATNYFIVSLAVADLLLAVLVLPLYVYSEFLGGMWTLSMYICDALMTMDVMLCTASILNLCAISVDRYIAVVVPLKYNRNQFSVRQLALITATWVLSLGVASPVIFGLNQVPNRDPHVCKLEDNQFVVYSSICSFFVPCPVMLLLYYWMFRGLKRWSSGRSRSHLHHPPRGRRSLSLRLGAALQKEKGRAREKVVYLMPASLSPTSLTATPTTPVSPASPVTLTTDEQAEGQTPAAESDPMTTQMDSVSDAENPERATEDDSGRENGVGKNHRPHTGRRHSKSNRVSGRERKAMKVLPVVVGVFLACWTPFFVVHVTKALCESCDIGPTLISVVTWLGYVNSAVNPIIYTAFNVEFRNVFHKLLCCRS, encoded by the exons ATGCAAAAACACTCAAGACCCATTCGTCTCTACAAACAGTCGCCACCGTGTCAATATTTCCCTCTCACAGATGTTGAATCCGGGTTGGCAGCTGAACTTCATGGCACCATGGTCAATGTGACACCCAGTATAGACCCAGCGGTGGCCCACGAGAGGTACAACTACCTCGCGTTGATATGTGGCGTGCctctcatcctcatcatcatcttgGGGAATGTCctagtgtgtctcagtgtgttgACCGAACGCTCTCTTAAAACCGCAACTAACTACTTTATCGTCAGTTTGGCTGTGGCTGACCTTCTTTTGGCCGTGCTGGTCCTGCCGCTCTACGTCTACTCTGAG TTCCTGGGAGGCATGTGGACCCTGAGTATGTACATCTGTGATGCCCTAATGACTATGGACGTGATGCTCTGCACTGCCTCCATTTTGAATCTATGTGCAATTAGTGTGGACAG GTACATTGCAGTAGTGGTCCCTCTGAAATACAACAGGAACCAGTTTAGTGTTCGTCAGCTAGCCTTGATCACAGCCACCTGGGTGCTTTCCCTAGGTGTAGCCAGTCCTGTCATATTTGGCTTAAACCAGGTCCCCAACAGGGACCCTCATGTGTGTAAGCTGGAGGACAACCAGTTTGTGGTCTATTCCTCCATCTGCTCCTTCTTTGTCCCCTGCCCTGTCATGCTCCTCCTGTACTACTGGATGTTCAGGGGACTAAAGCGATGGAGCTCTGGCCGTAGCCGGTCACACCTCCATCACCCACCCAGAGGCCGTAGAAGCCTGTCTTTGCGCCTAGGAGCGGCTCTACAAAAGGAGAAGGGACGAGCAAGGGAGAAGGTGGTGTACCTCATGCCTGCAAGTCTCAGTCCGACATCTCTCACCGCTACCCCGACTACTCCAGTCTCCCCAGCCAGCCCGGTTACTCTTACCACAGATGAGCAGGCAGAAGGTCAGACGCCGGCAGCAGAGAGTGACCCCATGACCACCCAGATGGACAGTGTTTCGGATGCAGAGAACCCTGAGCGTGCCACTGAGGATGACAGCGGACGGGAGAATGGTGTAGGGAAGAACCATCGTCCTCATACGGGACGCCGCCACAGCAAGAGCAACAGGGTGAGCGGACGAGAGCGGAAGGCAATGAAGGTGCTGCCCGTGGTTGTGG GTGTGTTTCTGGCCTGCTGGACTCCTTTCTTCGTGGTCCATGTGACGAAGGCGCTGTGTGAGTCATGTGACATCGGGCCGACGCTGATCAGTGTGGTCACATGGCTCGGTTACGTGAACAGCGCCGTCAACCCCATCATCTACACTGCCTTCAATGTGGAGTTCAGGAACGTCTTTCACAAACTGCTCTGCTGTCGCTCCTAA
- the LOC113062541 gene encoding D(4) dopamine receptor-like isoform X2, whose translation MVNVTPSIDPAVAHERYNYLALICGVPLILIIILGNVLVCLSVLTERSLKTATNYFIVSLAVADLLLAVLVLPLYVYSEFLGGMWTLSMYICDALMTMDVMLCTASILNLCAISVDRYIAVVVPLKYNRNQFSVRQLALITATWVLSLGVASPVIFGLNQVPNRDPHVCKLEDNQFVVYSSICSFFVPCPVMLLLYYWMFRGLKRWSSGRSRSHLHHPPRGRRSLSLRLGAALQKEKGRAREKVVYLMPASLSPTSLTATPTTPVSPASPVTLTTDEQAEGQTPAAESDPMTTQMDSVSDAENPERATEDDSGRENGVGKNHRPHTGRRHSKSNRVSGRERKAMKVLPVVVGVFLACWTPFFVVHVTKALCESCDIGPTLISVVTWLGYVNSAVNPIIYTAFNVEFRNVFHKLLCCRS comes from the exons ATGGTCAATGTGACACCCAGTATAGACCCAGCGGTGGCCCACGAGAGGTACAACTACCTCGCGTTGATATGTGGCGTGCctctcatcctcatcatcatcttgGGGAATGTCctagtgtgtctcagtgtgttgACCGAACGCTCTCTTAAAACCGCAACTAACTACTTTATCGTCAGTTTGGCTGTGGCTGACCTTCTTTTGGCCGTGCTGGTCCTGCCGCTCTACGTCTACTCTGAG TTCCTGGGAGGCATGTGGACCCTGAGTATGTACATCTGTGATGCCCTAATGACTATGGACGTGATGCTCTGCACTGCCTCCATTTTGAATCTATGTGCAATTAGTGTGGACAG GTACATTGCAGTAGTGGTCCCTCTGAAATACAACAGGAACCAGTTTAGTGTTCGTCAGCTAGCCTTGATCACAGCCACCTGGGTGCTTTCCCTAGGTGTAGCCAGTCCTGTCATATTTGGCTTAAACCAGGTCCCCAACAGGGACCCTCATGTGTGTAAGCTGGAGGACAACCAGTTTGTGGTCTATTCCTCCATCTGCTCCTTCTTTGTCCCCTGCCCTGTCATGCTCCTCCTGTACTACTGGATGTTCAGGGGACTAAAGCGATGGAGCTCTGGCCGTAGCCGGTCACACCTCCATCACCCACCCAGAGGCCGTAGAAGCCTGTCTTTGCGCCTAGGAGCGGCTCTACAAAAGGAGAAGGGACGAGCAAGGGAGAAGGTGGTGTACCTCATGCCTGCAAGTCTCAGTCCGACATCTCTCACCGCTACCCCGACTACTCCAGTCTCCCCAGCCAGCCCGGTTACTCTTACCACAGATGAGCAGGCAGAAGGTCAGACGCCGGCAGCAGAGAGTGACCCCATGACCACCCAGATGGACAGTGTTTCGGATGCAGAGAACCCTGAGCGTGCCACTGAGGATGACAGCGGACGGGAGAATGGTGTAGGGAAGAACCATCGTCCTCATACGGGACGCCGCCACAGCAAGAGCAACAGGGTGAGCGGACGAGAGCGGAAGGCAATGAAGGTGCTGCCCGTGGTTGTGG GTGTGTTTCTGGCCTGCTGGACTCCTTTCTTCGTGGTCCATGTGACGAAGGCGCTGTGTGAGTCATGTGACATCGGGCCGACGCTGATCAGTGTGGTCACATGGCTCGGTTACGTGAACAGCGCCGTCAACCCCATCATCTACACTGCCTTCAATGTGGAGTTCAGGAACGTCTTTCACAAACTGCTCTGCTGTCGCTCCTAA